One window from the genome of Lacerta agilis isolate rLacAgi1 chromosome 16, rLacAgi1.pri, whole genome shotgun sequence encodes:
- the MYL5 gene encoding myosin light chain 5, with translation MASRKTKKKEGGAKRAQRASSNVFSNFEQTQIQEFKEAFTLIDQNRDGFIDKEDLKDTYASLGKTNVKDEELESMLKEATGPINFTMFLNLFGEKLSGTDTEETIMNAFKMFDPEGKGNLNKDYIKRLMMSQGDRFNAEEIDQMFQSSPIDAAGNLDYKALCYTITHGDEKE, from the exons ATG GCCAGCAGAAAAACCaagaagaaggaagggggagcTAAACGTGCTCAGAGAGCTTCTTCTAATGTTTTCTCCAACTTTGAACAGACACAGATTCAAGAATTTAAGGAA GCTTTTACGCTAATTGATCAGAACAGAGATGGCTTCATTGATAAAGAAGACTTGAAAGATACCTATGCTTCTTTAG GTAAAACAAATGTCAAAGATGAAGAGTTAGAATCTATGCTTAAAGAAGCCACAGGACCGAttaattttactatgtttttgaACCTGTTTGGGGAAAAGTTAAGTG GTACGGACACTGAAGAGACCATAATGAACGCATTTAAAATGTTTGACCCAGAGGGAAAAGGAAACCTTAACAAGGATTA TATTAAACGCTTGATGATGTCCCAAGGTGACAGGTTCAATGCTGAAGAG ATAGATCAGATGTTCCAGAGTTCTCCTATTGACGCAGCAGGAAACCTGGATTACAAAGCTCTCTGCTATACCATCACTCACGGAGATGAAAAAGAATAG
- the ATP5ME gene encoding ATP synthase subunit e, mitochondrial, whose amino-acid sequence MIPPVEVSPLIKFGRYSALLIGIVYGKKRYDYLKPIAEEERRIEAEEKKKRDEMERIAKALAEANEDSILK is encoded by the exons ATGATCCCGCCGGTGGAAGTTTCGCCGCTGATCAAG TTCGGCAGGTATTCAGCACTGCTCATTGGGATAGTCTATGGAAAGAAAAGATATG ACTATTTGAAGCCTATTgctgaggaggaaaggagaatagaagcagaggagaagaagaagcgtGATGAAATGGAACGAATTGCAAAAGCACTGGCAGAAG CTAACGAAGATTCAATACTGAAATAA
- the GSTK1 gene encoding glutathione S-transferase kappa 1 translates to MLAFLARAPRPLLSGSAGSPGISMAAARQGLGSSSSSKKVVECFYDVLSPYSWLGFEALCRYRSIWNMELRFRPVSLGGIMHSTGNRAPALVPKKGEYMKKDLLRMAKFYEVPVHLIKDFMGTVLEKGSLNAMRFVTAVDMAEPQFLEPVSRQLWMRIWSRDEDITQPESILAAAERAGLSSDQARKLLEMSSSPEVKNRLKATTEEALKYGAFGLPCFVAHINEEPHLFFGSDRLELLANLLGEKWLGPVPTSSKL, encoded by the exons ATGCTGGCCTTCCTCGCGCGAGCGCCCCGTCCTCTCCTCTCCGGCTCAGCCGGCAGCCCAGGGATCTCTATGGCGGCAGCGCGTCAAGGTttgggcagtagcagcagcagcaagaaagtgGTGGAGTGTTTCTACGACGTGCTGTCTCCGTATTCCTGGCTGGGATTCGAG GCTCTCTGCCGCTACCGTTCCATCTGGAACATGGAGCTGCGTTTCCGACCTGTTTCCCTCGGAGGCATAATGCACTCGACTG GTAACAGAGCCCCAGCATTGGTGCCCAAGAAAGGAGAgtacatgaagaaggacctcctGCGAATGGCAAAATTCTACGAGGTGCCAGTGCATCTCATAAAGGATTTCATGGGGACTGTTCTTGAGAAGG GCAGTCTGAATGCCATGCGCTTTGTCACAGCTGTGGATATGGCAGAGCCGCAGTTTTTGGAGCCCGTGTCTAGACAACTTTGGATGCGCATTTGGTCCCGC GATGAAGACATAACCCAGCCAGAGAGCATTTTGGCA GCTGCGGAAAGAGCAGGCTTATCCTCGGACCAAGCCCGGAAACTTTTGGAAATGAGCTCCTCACCAGAGGTGAAGAATCGCCTGAAAGCTACAACAGAGGAAGCACTAAAATATGGG GCATTTGGGCTGCCATGTTTTGTCGCTCACATTAATGAAGAGCCTCACCTTTTCTTCGGTTCGGATCGTTTAGAGCTGCTGGCAAATCTCTTGG GAGAGAAATGGTTGGGACCAGTTCCCACATCTTCTAAGCTTTAG
- the LOC117060738 gene encoding rap1 GTPase-activating protein 1-like isoform X4, translating to MFSRKRSFTFGVCEGRTDEAERCISDTLDSPVQDPQAALNPAVQNKAVDLFEMIEKMQKSRLDEQRCSLPAPLKREEEYIPYPSIHEVLRRGWPYPLIILPQFGGYWIEGTSHNLPISGPELHDLPSPCSGKVKLECDPTAKLYRKHFLGKEHHNFYASDTTLGYLVLSVKYEQVEKQDNLRLLLRSRTSTKHDLIPISCLNEFPNAVQMAKLLCEDVNVDRFFPVLYPKASQLIVAFDEHVISNNFKFGVIYQKPGQTTEEEVFSNTEESLGFLEFLDILGDRIQLQDFRGFRGGLDVTRGQTGSESVYTHFRGKEIMFHVSTMLPFTEGDAQQLQRKRHIGNDIVAIVFQDENTPFVPDMIASNFLHSYVVVQLHHSALGETLYKVSVTARDDVPFFGPSLPNPAIFKKGTEFREFLLAKLINAEHSCYHAEKFAKLEDRTRSALLESLYEELQIRSRSMMGLASGDDDKIENGGGGFFENFKRVIRGRSQSLDTMGIAMRKQHQQQQQQPSTPPNRPATAGLALNQSVAEGPKAIAASFALPGRSPSRNRGSHFNGRRSSAIGIENIQEEKSKDIAERIQKVLESPGPFFDLKSDGSSSPSSPEFPNRKNNRALSSQTSGYCVMQPLSRSSSNVSSCCSGVRENETSEEEENEAELMCSLEGPQKQESLTQSAWLDDSVCTPSSTSSPVTQLLPPSSAGGSMEKGKGSKVDAHRYSPDLMPK from the exons AAAAGTCGTTTGGATGAGCAAAGGTGTTCACTTCCAGCTCCACTCAAG AGAGAAGAGGAGTACATCCCATACCCTAGCATCCATGAG GTGTTAAGGAGAGGGTGGCCCTACCCTCTCATTATCTTACCCCAGTTTGGGGGCTACTGGATCGAAGGGACCTCTCACAACCTTCCCATCTCAGGCCCAGAATTGCATGACCTGCCATCCCCTTGCAGTGGCAAAGTGAAGCTGGAGTGTGACCCAACAGCCAAGTTGTACCGCAAGCACTTCCTAGGAAAG GAACATCACAATTTTTATGCCAGTGACACAACTTTGGGCTACTTGGTCCTTTCCGTGAAGTATGAACAAGTTGAAAAGCAAGACAACCTCCGTTTGCTTCTGAG gtcTCGAACCAGTACCAAGCACGACCTGATTCCTATTTCTTGCCTGAATGAGTTCCCCAATGCTGTCCAAATGGCAAAG ctgctgtgtgaggaTGTGAATGTTGACCGCTTCTTTCCGGTGCTCTATCCCAAG GCTTCCCAACTCATTGTTGCATTTGATGAACATGTCATCAGCAATAACTTCAAGTTCGGAGTCATCTACCAAAAACCTGGGCAG ACCACAGAGGAAGAAGTCTTCAGTAATACTGAAGAGAGTCTGGGCTTCTTAGAGTTTTTGGATATCCTTGGAGACAGGATCCAGTTGCAGGATTTCCGTGG CTTCCGAGGTGGCTTGGATGTTACTAGAGGTCAAACAGGATCTGAGTCTGTCTACACACATTTCCGGGGCAAAGAGATCATGTTCCATGTCTCTACTATGTTGCCCTTCACAGAGGGAGATGCCCAACAG CTTCAGCGGAAGCGCCACATTGGGAACGATATCGTGGCCATTGTCTTCCAGGATGAAAATACTCCCTTTGTCCCTGACATGATTGCGTCAAACTTCCTGCATTCCTATGTGGTCGTGCAGCTCCACCACAGTGCCCTGGGGGAGACTCTCTACAAG GTTTCTGTTACAGCCCGTGATGACGTCCCTTTCTTTGGGCCTTCTCTGCCAAATCCAGCAATATTCAAAAAG GGCACAGAGTTCCGTGAATTTCTTCTGGCAAAGCTTATAAATGCAGAGCACAGCTGCTACCATGCTGAGAAATTTGCTAAGCTGGAG GATCGTACCCGCAGTGCCCTCCTGGAGAGCCTTTATGAGGAGTTGCAGATTCGTAGCCGCAGTATGATGGGCTTGGCCTCTGGCGACGACGACAAAATAGAGAATGGGGGTGGCGGCTTCTTTGAGAATTTCAAG CGGGTGATCCGGGGCCGTAGCCAGAGCCTGGATACCATGGGGATAGCCATGAGGAAGCagcaccaacagcagcagcagcagccatcaaCTCCACCCAATCGCCCAGCTACTGCTGGCCTTGCCCTCAACCAGAGTGTCGCCGAGGGCCCCAAGGCTATTGCTGCG TCCTTTGCCCTACCTGGGAGAAGCCCGTCACGCAACCGAGGTAGCCACTTCAATGGGCGTCGCAGTAGTGCAATTGGCATTGAGAACATCCAAGAGGAGAAAAG CAAAGACATCGCTGAAAGGATACAGAAAGTATTGGAGAGCCCAGGGCCCTTCTTTGACCTAAAGTCGGACGGCTCCTCCAGTCCCAGCTCCCCAGAATTCCCCAACAGGAAGAACAA CAGAGCCCTCTCCAGTCAGACATCAGGGTATTGCGTGATGCAGCCCCTGTCCCGTTCCTCATCCAACGTGAGCAGCTGTTGCAGTGGAGTGAGAGAAAATGAGACGTCGGAGGAGGAAGAGAACGAGGCG GAGTTGATGTGTTCCCTTGAAGGTCCCCAAAAGCAGGAGTCCCTGACTCAGAGCGCATGGTTAGACGATAGTGTCTGCACACCCAGCAGTACCAGCTCACCAG TAACTCAGCTGCTCCCTCCAAGCAGTGCTGGTGGCTCcatggagaaggggaaaggcagCAAAGTGGATGCTCATCGTTACAGTCCA GATTTGATGCCAAAGTGA
- the LOC117060738 gene encoding rap1 GTPase-activating protein 1-like isoform X1 — protein MFSRKRSFTFGVCEGRTDEAERCISDTLDSPVQDPQAALNPAVQNKAVDLFEMIEKMQKSRLDEQRCSLPAPLKREEEYIPYPSIHEVLRRGWPYPLIILPQFGGYWIEGTSHNLPISGPELHDLPSPCSGKVKLECDPTAKLYRKHFLGKEHHNFYASDTTLGYLVLSVKYEQVEKQDNLRLLLRSRTSTKHDLIPISCLNEFPNAVQMAKLLCEDVNVDRFFPVLYPKASQLIVAFDEHVISNNFKFGVIYQKPGQTTEEEVFSNTEESLGFLEFLDILGDRIQLQDFRGFRGGLDVTRGQTGSESVYTHFRGKEIMFHVSTMLPFTEGDAQQLQRKRHIGNDIVAIVFQDENTPFVPDMIASNFLHSYVVVQLHHSALGETLYKVSVTARDDVPFFGPSLPNPAIFKKGTEFREFLLAKLINAEHSCYHAEKFAKLEDRTRSALLESLYEELQIRSRSMMGLASGDDDKIENGGGGFFENFKRVIRGRSQSLDTMGIAMRKQHQQQQQQPSTPPNRPATAGLALNQSVAEGPKAIAASFALPGRSPSRNRGSHFNGRRSSAIGIENIQEEKSKDIAERIQKVLESPGPFFDLKSDGSSSPSSPEFPNRKNNRALSSQTSGYCVMQPLSRSSSNVSSCCSGVRENETSEEEENEAELMCSLEGPQKQESLTQSAWLDDSVCTPSSTSSPVTQLLPPSSAGGSMEKGKGSKVDAHRYSPVCYSSFLFPMTLRRQGGDFMGSSYTGKQGGKGKNAKETATSLFHRPPFCAVCDVIAGGVSQCMLGNSQDLMPK, from the exons AAAAGTCGTTTGGATGAGCAAAGGTGTTCACTTCCAGCTCCACTCAAG AGAGAAGAGGAGTACATCCCATACCCTAGCATCCATGAG GTGTTAAGGAGAGGGTGGCCCTACCCTCTCATTATCTTACCCCAGTTTGGGGGCTACTGGATCGAAGGGACCTCTCACAACCTTCCCATCTCAGGCCCAGAATTGCATGACCTGCCATCCCCTTGCAGTGGCAAAGTGAAGCTGGAGTGTGACCCAACAGCCAAGTTGTACCGCAAGCACTTCCTAGGAAAG GAACATCACAATTTTTATGCCAGTGACACAACTTTGGGCTACTTGGTCCTTTCCGTGAAGTATGAACAAGTTGAAAAGCAAGACAACCTCCGTTTGCTTCTGAG gtcTCGAACCAGTACCAAGCACGACCTGATTCCTATTTCTTGCCTGAATGAGTTCCCCAATGCTGTCCAAATGGCAAAG ctgctgtgtgaggaTGTGAATGTTGACCGCTTCTTTCCGGTGCTCTATCCCAAG GCTTCCCAACTCATTGTTGCATTTGATGAACATGTCATCAGCAATAACTTCAAGTTCGGAGTCATCTACCAAAAACCTGGGCAG ACCACAGAGGAAGAAGTCTTCAGTAATACTGAAGAGAGTCTGGGCTTCTTAGAGTTTTTGGATATCCTTGGAGACAGGATCCAGTTGCAGGATTTCCGTGG CTTCCGAGGTGGCTTGGATGTTACTAGAGGTCAAACAGGATCTGAGTCTGTCTACACACATTTCCGGGGCAAAGAGATCATGTTCCATGTCTCTACTATGTTGCCCTTCACAGAGGGAGATGCCCAACAG CTTCAGCGGAAGCGCCACATTGGGAACGATATCGTGGCCATTGTCTTCCAGGATGAAAATACTCCCTTTGTCCCTGACATGATTGCGTCAAACTTCCTGCATTCCTATGTGGTCGTGCAGCTCCACCACAGTGCCCTGGGGGAGACTCTCTACAAG GTTTCTGTTACAGCCCGTGATGACGTCCCTTTCTTTGGGCCTTCTCTGCCAAATCCAGCAATATTCAAAAAG GGCACAGAGTTCCGTGAATTTCTTCTGGCAAAGCTTATAAATGCAGAGCACAGCTGCTACCATGCTGAGAAATTTGCTAAGCTGGAG GATCGTACCCGCAGTGCCCTCCTGGAGAGCCTTTATGAGGAGTTGCAGATTCGTAGCCGCAGTATGATGGGCTTGGCCTCTGGCGACGACGACAAAATAGAGAATGGGGGTGGCGGCTTCTTTGAGAATTTCAAG CGGGTGATCCGGGGCCGTAGCCAGAGCCTGGATACCATGGGGATAGCCATGAGGAAGCagcaccaacagcagcagcagcagccatcaaCTCCACCCAATCGCCCAGCTACTGCTGGCCTTGCCCTCAACCAGAGTGTCGCCGAGGGCCCCAAGGCTATTGCTGCG TCCTTTGCCCTACCTGGGAGAAGCCCGTCACGCAACCGAGGTAGCCACTTCAATGGGCGTCGCAGTAGTGCAATTGGCATTGAGAACATCCAAGAGGAGAAAAG CAAAGACATCGCTGAAAGGATACAGAAAGTATTGGAGAGCCCAGGGCCCTTCTTTGACCTAAAGTCGGACGGCTCCTCCAGTCCCAGCTCCCCAGAATTCCCCAACAGGAAGAACAA CAGAGCCCTCTCCAGTCAGACATCAGGGTATTGCGTGATGCAGCCCCTGTCCCGTTCCTCATCCAACGTGAGCAGCTGTTGCAGTGGAGTGAGAGAAAATGAGACGTCGGAGGAGGAAGAGAACGAGGCG GAGTTGATGTGTTCCCTTGAAGGTCCCCAAAAGCAGGAGTCCCTGACTCAGAGCGCATGGTTAGACGATAGTGTCTGCACACCCAGCAGTACCAGCTCACCAG TAACTCAGCTGCTCCCTCCAAGCAGTGCTGGTGGCTCcatggagaaggggaaaggcagCAAAGTGGATGCTCATCGTTACAGTCCAGTATgttattcttcttttctttttcccatgaCATTAAGGAGGCAGGGAGGTGATTTCATGGGTTCTTCGTATACTGGAAAGCAGGGGGGTAAAGGGAAGAATGCTAAAGAAACTGCCACTTCCTTGTTCCACAGGCCTCCATTTTGTGCTGTGTGTGATGTCATCGCTGGAGGGGTGTCTCAGTGCATGCTGGGTAATTCTCAG GATTTGATGCCAAAGTGA
- the LOC117060738 gene encoding rap1 GTPase-activating protein 1-like isoform X3, giving the protein MFSRKRSFTFGVCEGRTDEAERCISDTLDSPVQDPQAALNPAVQNKAVDLFEMIEKMQKSRLDEQRCSLPAPLKREEEYIPYPSIHEVLRRGWPYPLIILPQFGGYWIEGTSHNLPISGPELHDLPSPCSGKVKLECDPTAKLYRKHFLGKEHHNFYASDTTLGYLVLSVKYEQVEKQDNLRLLLRSRTSTKHDLIPISCLNEFPNAVQMAKLLCEDVNVDRFFPVLYPKASQLIVAFDEHVISNNFKFGVIYQKPGQTTEEEVFSNTEESLGFLEFLDILGDRIQLQDFRGFRGGLDVTRGQTGSESVYTHFRGKEIMFHVSTMLPFTEGDAQQLQRKRHIGNDIVAIVFQDENTPFVPDMIASNFLHSYVVVQLHHSALGETLYKVSVTARDDVPFFGPSLPNPAIFKKGTEFREFLLAKLINAEHSCYHAEKFAKLEDRTRSALLESLYEELQIRSRSMMGLASGDDDKIENGGGGFFENFKRVIRGRSQSLDTMGIAMRKQHQQQQQQPSTPPNRPATAGLALNQSVAEGPKAIAASFALPGRSPSRNRGSHFNGRRSSAIGIENIQEEKSKDIAERIQKVLESPGPFFDLKSDGSSSPSSPEFPNRKNKALSSQTSGYCVMQPLSRSSSNVSSCCSGVRENETSEEEENEAELMCSLEGPQKQESLTQSAWLDDSVCTPSSTSSPVTQLLPPSSAGGSMEKGKGSKVDAHRYSPASILCCV; this is encoded by the exons AAAAGTCGTTTGGATGAGCAAAGGTGTTCACTTCCAGCTCCACTCAAG AGAGAAGAGGAGTACATCCCATACCCTAGCATCCATGAG GTGTTAAGGAGAGGGTGGCCCTACCCTCTCATTATCTTACCCCAGTTTGGGGGCTACTGGATCGAAGGGACCTCTCACAACCTTCCCATCTCAGGCCCAGAATTGCATGACCTGCCATCCCCTTGCAGTGGCAAAGTGAAGCTGGAGTGTGACCCAACAGCCAAGTTGTACCGCAAGCACTTCCTAGGAAAG GAACATCACAATTTTTATGCCAGTGACACAACTTTGGGCTACTTGGTCCTTTCCGTGAAGTATGAACAAGTTGAAAAGCAAGACAACCTCCGTTTGCTTCTGAG gtcTCGAACCAGTACCAAGCACGACCTGATTCCTATTTCTTGCCTGAATGAGTTCCCCAATGCTGTCCAAATGGCAAAG ctgctgtgtgaggaTGTGAATGTTGACCGCTTCTTTCCGGTGCTCTATCCCAAG GCTTCCCAACTCATTGTTGCATTTGATGAACATGTCATCAGCAATAACTTCAAGTTCGGAGTCATCTACCAAAAACCTGGGCAG ACCACAGAGGAAGAAGTCTTCAGTAATACTGAAGAGAGTCTGGGCTTCTTAGAGTTTTTGGATATCCTTGGAGACAGGATCCAGTTGCAGGATTTCCGTGG CTTCCGAGGTGGCTTGGATGTTACTAGAGGTCAAACAGGATCTGAGTCTGTCTACACACATTTCCGGGGCAAAGAGATCATGTTCCATGTCTCTACTATGTTGCCCTTCACAGAGGGAGATGCCCAACAG CTTCAGCGGAAGCGCCACATTGGGAACGATATCGTGGCCATTGTCTTCCAGGATGAAAATACTCCCTTTGTCCCTGACATGATTGCGTCAAACTTCCTGCATTCCTATGTGGTCGTGCAGCTCCACCACAGTGCCCTGGGGGAGACTCTCTACAAG GTTTCTGTTACAGCCCGTGATGACGTCCCTTTCTTTGGGCCTTCTCTGCCAAATCCAGCAATATTCAAAAAG GGCACAGAGTTCCGTGAATTTCTTCTGGCAAAGCTTATAAATGCAGAGCACAGCTGCTACCATGCTGAGAAATTTGCTAAGCTGGAG GATCGTACCCGCAGTGCCCTCCTGGAGAGCCTTTATGAGGAGTTGCAGATTCGTAGCCGCAGTATGATGGGCTTGGCCTCTGGCGACGACGACAAAATAGAGAATGGGGGTGGCGGCTTCTTTGAGAATTTCAAG CGGGTGATCCGGGGCCGTAGCCAGAGCCTGGATACCATGGGGATAGCCATGAGGAAGCagcaccaacagcagcagcagcagccatcaaCTCCACCCAATCGCCCAGCTACTGCTGGCCTTGCCCTCAACCAGAGTGTCGCCGAGGGCCCCAAGGCTATTGCTGCG TCCTTTGCCCTACCTGGGAGAAGCCCGTCACGCAACCGAGGTAGCCACTTCAATGGGCGTCGCAGTAGTGCAATTGGCATTGAGAACATCCAAGAGGAGAAAAG CAAAGACATCGCTGAAAGGATACAGAAAGTATTGGAGAGCCCAGGGCCCTTCTTTGACCTAAAGTCGGACGGCTCCTCCAGTCCCAGCTCCCCAGAATTCCCCAACAGGAAGAACAA AGCCCTCTCCAGTCAGACATCAGGGTATTGCGTGATGCAGCCCCTGTCCCGTTCCTCATCCAACGTGAGCAGCTGTTGCAGTGGAGTGAGAGAAAATGAGACGTCGGAGGAGGAAGAGAACGAGGCG GAGTTGATGTGTTCCCTTGAAGGTCCCCAAAAGCAGGAGTCCCTGACTCAGAGCGCATGGTTAGACGATAGTGTCTGCACACCCAGCAGTACCAGCTCACCAG TAACTCAGCTGCTCCCTCCAAGCAGTGCTGGTGGCTCcatggagaaggggaaaggcagCAAAGTGGATGCTCATCGTTACAGTCCA GCCTCCATTTTGTGCTGTGTGTGA
- the LOC117060738 gene encoding rap1 GTPase-activating protein 1-like isoform X2 — translation MFSRKRSFTFGVCEGRTDEAERCISDTLDSPVQDPQAALNPAVQNKAVDLFEMIEKMQKSRLDEQRCSLPAPLKREEEYIPYPSIHEVLRRGWPYPLIILPQFGGYWIEGTSHNLPISGPELHDLPSPCSGKVKLECDPTAKLYRKHFLGKEHHNFYASDTTLGYLVLSVKYEQVEKQDNLRLLLRSRTSTKHDLIPISCLNEFPNAVQMAKLLCEDVNVDRFFPVLYPKASQLIVAFDEHVISNNFKFGVIYQKPGQTTEEEVFSNTEESLGFLEFLDILGDRIQLQDFRGFRGGLDVTRGQTGSESVYTHFRGKEIMFHVSTMLPFTEGDAQQLQRKRHIGNDIVAIVFQDENTPFVPDMIASNFLHSYVVVQLHHSALGETLYKVSVTARDDVPFFGPSLPNPAIFKKGTEFREFLLAKLINAEHSCYHAEKFAKLEDRTRSALLESLYEELQIRSRSMMGLASGDDDKIENGGGGFFENFKRVIRGRSQSLDTMGIAMRKQHQQQQQQPSTPPNRPATAGLALNQSVAEGPKAIAASFALPGRSPSRNRGSHFNGRRSSAIGIENIQEEKSKDIAERIQKVLESPGPFFDLKSDGSSSPSSPEFPNRKNNRALSSQTSGYCVMQPLSRSSSNVSSCCSGVRENETSEEEENEAELMCSLEGPQKQESLTQSAWLDDSVCTPSSTSSPVTQLLPPSSAGGSMEKGKGSKVDAHRYSPASILCCV, via the exons AAAAGTCGTTTGGATGAGCAAAGGTGTTCACTTCCAGCTCCACTCAAG AGAGAAGAGGAGTACATCCCATACCCTAGCATCCATGAG GTGTTAAGGAGAGGGTGGCCCTACCCTCTCATTATCTTACCCCAGTTTGGGGGCTACTGGATCGAAGGGACCTCTCACAACCTTCCCATCTCAGGCCCAGAATTGCATGACCTGCCATCCCCTTGCAGTGGCAAAGTGAAGCTGGAGTGTGACCCAACAGCCAAGTTGTACCGCAAGCACTTCCTAGGAAAG GAACATCACAATTTTTATGCCAGTGACACAACTTTGGGCTACTTGGTCCTTTCCGTGAAGTATGAACAAGTTGAAAAGCAAGACAACCTCCGTTTGCTTCTGAG gtcTCGAACCAGTACCAAGCACGACCTGATTCCTATTTCTTGCCTGAATGAGTTCCCCAATGCTGTCCAAATGGCAAAG ctgctgtgtgaggaTGTGAATGTTGACCGCTTCTTTCCGGTGCTCTATCCCAAG GCTTCCCAACTCATTGTTGCATTTGATGAACATGTCATCAGCAATAACTTCAAGTTCGGAGTCATCTACCAAAAACCTGGGCAG ACCACAGAGGAAGAAGTCTTCAGTAATACTGAAGAGAGTCTGGGCTTCTTAGAGTTTTTGGATATCCTTGGAGACAGGATCCAGTTGCAGGATTTCCGTGG CTTCCGAGGTGGCTTGGATGTTACTAGAGGTCAAACAGGATCTGAGTCTGTCTACACACATTTCCGGGGCAAAGAGATCATGTTCCATGTCTCTACTATGTTGCCCTTCACAGAGGGAGATGCCCAACAG CTTCAGCGGAAGCGCCACATTGGGAACGATATCGTGGCCATTGTCTTCCAGGATGAAAATACTCCCTTTGTCCCTGACATGATTGCGTCAAACTTCCTGCATTCCTATGTGGTCGTGCAGCTCCACCACAGTGCCCTGGGGGAGACTCTCTACAAG GTTTCTGTTACAGCCCGTGATGACGTCCCTTTCTTTGGGCCTTCTCTGCCAAATCCAGCAATATTCAAAAAG GGCACAGAGTTCCGTGAATTTCTTCTGGCAAAGCTTATAAATGCAGAGCACAGCTGCTACCATGCTGAGAAATTTGCTAAGCTGGAG GATCGTACCCGCAGTGCCCTCCTGGAGAGCCTTTATGAGGAGTTGCAGATTCGTAGCCGCAGTATGATGGGCTTGGCCTCTGGCGACGACGACAAAATAGAGAATGGGGGTGGCGGCTTCTTTGAGAATTTCAAG CGGGTGATCCGGGGCCGTAGCCAGAGCCTGGATACCATGGGGATAGCCATGAGGAAGCagcaccaacagcagcagcagcagccatcaaCTCCACCCAATCGCCCAGCTACTGCTGGCCTTGCCCTCAACCAGAGTGTCGCCGAGGGCCCCAAGGCTATTGCTGCG TCCTTTGCCCTACCTGGGAGAAGCCCGTCACGCAACCGAGGTAGCCACTTCAATGGGCGTCGCAGTAGTGCAATTGGCATTGAGAACATCCAAGAGGAGAAAAG CAAAGACATCGCTGAAAGGATACAGAAAGTATTGGAGAGCCCAGGGCCCTTCTTTGACCTAAAGTCGGACGGCTCCTCCAGTCCCAGCTCCCCAGAATTCCCCAACAGGAAGAACAA CAGAGCCCTCTCCAGTCAGACATCAGGGTATTGCGTGATGCAGCCCCTGTCCCGTTCCTCATCCAACGTGAGCAGCTGTTGCAGTGGAGTGAGAGAAAATGAGACGTCGGAGGAGGAAGAGAACGAGGCG GAGTTGATGTGTTCCCTTGAAGGTCCCCAAAAGCAGGAGTCCCTGACTCAGAGCGCATGGTTAGACGATAGTGTCTGCACACCCAGCAGTACCAGCTCACCAG TAACTCAGCTGCTCCCTCCAAGCAGTGCTGGTGGCTCcatggagaaggggaaaggcagCAAAGTGGATGCTCATCGTTACAGTCCA GCCTCCATTTTGTGCTGTGTGTGA